A genomic region of Miscanthus floridulus cultivar M001 chromosome 3, ASM1932011v1, whole genome shotgun sequence contains the following coding sequences:
- the LOC136547367 gene encoding uncharacterized protein codes for MAILFSVNWAILSAQYGPINDWPTERIHKSRALPDSFHSFASVRSGQPPSRRSPPAPPPAIASLPSAARMTEAPFLPRERLFKQQHYFQNLTKHTYLKGRFDVITSVAIPLALAASSMFMIGRGVYNMSHGIGKKE; via the exons ATGGCAATTCTTTTCTCAGTGAACTGGGCCATTTTGTCGGCCCAGTACGGGCCCATAAATGATTGGCCCACGGAGCGAATCCACAAAAGCCGTGCCCTCCCTGACTCGTTCCATTCCTTCGCCTCCGTAAGGTCAGGTCAGCCTCCCTCTCGCAGATCCCCACCCGCTCCGCCGCCGGCCATCGCGTCGCTCCCCTCGGCAGCCAG GATGACAGAAGCACCATTTCTGCCGCGTGAGAGGCTCTTCAAGCAGCAACATTACTTCCAGAACTTGACCAAGCACACCTACCTGAAAGGGCGCTTCGATGTGATCACCTCCGTTGCCATCCCCCTTGCACTTGCTGCCTCCAGCATGTTCATGATT GGGCGTGGAGTTTACAACATGTCTCATGGGATTGGGAAAAAAGAGTGA